The Syngnathus typhle isolate RoL2023-S1 ecotype Sweden linkage group LG14, RoL_Styp_1.0, whole genome shotgun sequence genome segment AAAGGGGAAATCCCACTGCTAGTGTACCACTACTTTCACTGCTAGTGTACTGCATACGCGTTTCTGTTTTCAGTgacttttttatctttttcacAAAAGACGGGAATAATGGAGTGTAACAGTCTCGCACAATTGTCCAAAGATGTGCTCGACAAATTGGCCAAGATGTTGGACAACTCCACTTGCGGATGGAGGCAACTGAGCCAAGTTGTGTCTGAAGACCCAAAACTCCGTTACAGGTGGGCCTTGAACGCACCATCGACAGTCGTGTTGAACGTACTGAATTACGTAAGATTTTGTGGTAAATAGGAAAAAGTCTTACATGAAACATAAAATATAGATTGTTGAGGAATTGTATTGTTGGTCGTATTCTGACTAGATGGTTTGATATAGCTGCTGACGGTAAAATTAAACTTTTTGAACAAAAGTAATGAGATACCTACTGGGCATTACTGGTACTACAGAAAGTGAAAGTTGAAACTGGTGTatttcaatgattttttttttttcgaaaccTAATTGAAGTCTTGCATATTCAAGATTTGCATATTCAcctttttgtaatatttttgtgatttttttttttgtcttttacttGTTTTTTCCCTTGGGATTTACACACTCCATCTTGGGTTTTTTTCTGGTAAACATATACACTAcaattacaggttatatttttCAGAAAGACAGGAGACAAGATTTGAACTCAGAACTTCAGAACTGAGACACCGTACTAACCACTTCTTCTGTTGCCTAGTTCACttattcaaattcatttttattgGGAAAATTGTAGGACAGCGAATCAAAAGACGCAAACGTGTGTAGTTGAATTCATCATGAACCTTCTGGGAGTTTACAGTATATCTAACACTAAATTCCCCCTGTGCAGTGAAAGGGATGTGACCAACTGCTCGCTCCAAGTTCTAAGTGCAACAGGAAGCCCAGGGCGcagcttcttagctcttctggTCGACCGATCCTGCTCTCTGCTCTTTCTGCTCCAGTGTCTGAAGAAGATTGACCACCAGGAGGCCGTGCAGCTGCTCACCACTACAGGTAGGCTTCTACCGGGCTAAATGTCCACCCAAAGACATGACTTGAtcatagttattattattattaaagagcATTGACTCAAATGAGTGTTTGCTCTTTATGTAAAACAGCAACAGAGAACATCCAGATCACGGTCCATCCTAACTCCCAGCAGGCCACATTGGGCAGCAGAGTTGTGTTGACTTGCCGAGCCTGTGGGCCTCCTGGATTAGTTTACCAATGGTTTAAAGGCAAAGAAGAGGTGAGCGTTGCTATTAGCAATGACCGGATATGGAGATCAGATTAAATTATTCTATAATTGTCTCTGTATCAGATTTGGGAAGCCAGCGGACGCACACCCGAGCTCGTTGTGTGTCCTTTGGGCCCCGAGCACAAGGGTAGCTACATCTGTAGGGTCAACTATGGAGACACCTGCGTCTTCTCCCAGTGGGCTCGGGTGCGCTTGCTCCGTTCCAAACCTAGCTTGAGTCCAGGTATGACCCTCCAAGTGAACATTATGATTTTCACACTAGCCACTTTACAAAGCTCCATGAACCTTTTCAAATGTTGTCAATTCAGGCTGCAGCAGCCGTATGTTTTCAGGCTCATCCACTGCCGTGCGTATCATCTCCCAGCCTCAGTCCCAAATGGCATCTGAAGGTGACACGCTGCTCCTGAAGTGCAGTGCCGTGGCCAACCCCCCTGCCCAGTACCAGTGGTACCACAACTCAACTCCGATGCCACAAAACAAGATACGTTTACTCAAAGTAAGTCACCCTCATCTTATATTTTGCAAAACAGGGTAACATTTCCAAAGGTGATCAGCTACAAGTTCCGTTTCTGACTTTCCAGATCCCGTGCGTGACCACAGCACACAGAGGACAGTACAGATGCAAAGTGTTCAATTTGTTTCACGAAATGTGGAGCGACCCTGCTACTGTCACCATAGGTGAGACATAATCTATTATTTCTTTAATACATACTGCATGACTTTTATCTGCATATAATGTCACGTTTTCCTTTCATATCCAGGGCCAACTTCCATCACCGATCCCTCCTGTGTAGCAGTTGACCGTGGCTTAggtattctttaaaaaaaatacctaGTCATGTAAAGTGGAACTACACAATAGAGATGTGGTCACCACTTTGTTACTTATTAGTTCTTGTTTTTCAGTGTGTGTGAACACTAGAAAAACACAAAGCACTGGACAAGCAAGGTTAAGTGGTTAGAAAATGTGCCTTGCCTCATAGTTCTGAGGCTTGGTTTTGAAGTTCGGCACTCATGTCCATCCACATTCCATAAACATGGAAGTTCATTAGTTAAAGTCTCTGAATGATCCATAGGTGTGAACATGAATGGTACGGGTCCTGTGATTGGTTGGTAACCAGTGTGGACCGCACCTCAACTGGAAAAGGCTCCAACTTGATGAGGATGTGTGCTGTAGAAAAATTGGATATTTGAATAAATGGTGCTTTTAGATAAACAAGAACAAAGTCATAAAATGCACCAACCTTAACCCAGACAACAtgcttatttatttcatttcccCCCTCTTTTTTACGTTGATAGAATCCGAGGAAGTCGACGGTCCAATCGTCTGTGAAGAAGTGCGTTCGCGGACGACAAATCCGCCGCCATCATCCAACCAGTTTTTTGGTAATGAgaattttctctttttaactcattcactgccagacCAGTTCAAAtggccgtcaatggcagtgaatgaggattttttttttttagcagcttCAGTTGAAACCACTTGACATTCAGTCAACTGAAAGGAAGTTTATCTTTATACACTTATGACTTGACTCTTTCTCTCCCCAGCCACAGACAAGGTGGCTCTCCTCATCGGCAATCTGAACTACCGCCACCGCTCTCAGCTCTGCGCCCCCATGGCGGATGTCCACGAGTTGAGCAACCTCCTCAGGCAAATGGACTTCAAAGTGGTCTCTCTGCTGGACCTCAATTGCCAGGAGATGCACAGCGCCGTCACCGAGTTCCTGCTACTCCTCGGAAAAGGAGTTTACGGTGAGCTTCCAAATTTGTTCTAGctcaaaaagtcaaaacaacgTTTCCTGGAAAAAGAAATGCCGCATATTTGTCCTCCTTGCACAGGCTTGCTCTACTTTGCCGGTCATGGTTATGAAAACTACGGCAACAGTTTCATGGTGCCCATCGACGCGCCACCATCATTCACATCCGAGCACTGCATTTGCGTTCAGAACATACTAACCAGGATGCAGGAGAAGGAGACAGGACTCAACGTGTTCCTGCTGGACATGTGCCGGAAAAGGTTTCACATGACATCTTATGTGACCGTCCCCCTTTGTGCTTGAATTCTTTTCATTCTTTCAGAAATCCCAACGATGAAGTCGTAGTCCAACCTGGTCTGTTGAAGGTGACGGCAAATGTCGTGTTTGGATATGCCACGTAAGTTGAAGCACAATAGTGTGTATTCATGTGAAGAACAATTCATGGCTACGTTGTTGAATTCAGGTGTGTCGATGCGGAGGCTTACGAAGTGAGGAAAGAAGATGTATCCAATGGCATCTTCATAAGTTTCCTCAAGCGGCGGATTTGCCAGGATGAGAAGGTCACGGTCATGCTGGACAGGGTGGCagaaggttctttttttttttttgaagtaaaAACTACAAACCATTTGAAGACGCCTGACAGATAAAATGGAACTGTACTGACATCTAGTGGCGATTTGTTGACATTACTGATATGTGACTTTTATCCCAGACCATAAATGGGTTACCTTTGTGGTTCCTTAATTTGTATCAATTGTAGCGCTTCTGGCTTCCATAAATAACCCACCCTCTCTCTCTAACCAGACATGGGTCGATTTGAAATCACGCGAGGGAGGCAGGCTCTGGAGCTCCGCAGTAATCTCTCCGAGCGGCGTTCCCTCACAGACCCGATTCAGATGTTGTCGAACTGCTCTACGGCCAACTCGGCTCGCAACTTACAGTGGGCTGTTGCTCATGGTACTTAAGGTCAAACCACTCAATATAATCTTACCACAGAAAACTTGATTTgaatgtttcattttgtttttacagttCTACCAAAGAGCCTTTTtatccattttgattgtggtGTGAAGGTCCAACTTGGGTttgtatgaaaataaatgatgtcagttcttctttttaaaataataatgacatAATATGCTGTGTAGATTTGCTGCTGAATTCTCCAACATCATGGTCGTCTACACACGTATACTGGACAAGCCCAAAGAGATTGCTTCGTGCTCGGCTCAACTTATTGACTTCCCTGAGGTacgatcacacacacacaaaggtgctgattttatttttaaagtgatggaagaattttttttctgaaattctAAGCACAATTCAAACCCTGAACCTCCGACTATGAGGCAGACATGCTTAACACTTGATCACTGTGCTGCTGTGTGATTTTGTCTATTATTTGATTTAACACAGTTGATGTAGTTATTTTGATGACGATTTGCATATTGGTAAATCTGTCCTCTAATTGCAGGATGTGGATATTGATTTAAAGAGGAGCAATCAGGAAACTCTGGTCAAAGCCGACAGTTTCTTATTAATCAAAGAAGAACTCGCTTCATCCGAGCTGCCCGAACTGTACACTCGCATTTGCAGCCTGCAGAGACTCAAGGTCAGGCTTTTTTTCATTATGATCAACTCAAATTGCCTTAGGGATGCTTTTATTCGATTAAGGCCTGTTACGTTTTACAGAAGGAGCTCACGTTCACCGTCTGCCTCCGTTACATTTACGCCAACCTggaggaagaagtggaggaAAGGAAAGCGGTTACAGTCGGCAAACCGCTGGTTTCCAAACTGAACCTCCACCAACCACGAGCGAGCTCGGCCTCGTCATCCCTCAGCCTGGACTCGTGCACTATCTCTGAGGTCTCCTCCTTCTCTGAGGACTTTGCTCCATTAGCGTCCAACGCATGGTCACTATTCGCAAATGCTAACCCTGATAAATGTAGGGACAACCCAAATTATTATTCCAACTAAGCCTTAGCAAATCCTCGCTTATAAATTAGAGGAAgaaaatgtgacatttgtaaaaataaaaatgttatctGTGCTCTATATGTACAAGTCCCAGGTTACCACTGATTTGGTTTCAATATACTCGGCAACCTTCAAGTTACgtcatgacctttgacctttagCATGACAAACATCCATGTAAAGCAGATAAAGAGCAACTTTTATCTTAATAAAAcggtttacatttttaaatatatattaataacAGGTATCGTCATACAAATACACGATGTAAATAAAAGTGTTAATTATAAGTAATTTGACGATAGTATTCCCTTGTTTTCCGCACTGGATTTTCAACGCGCATGCGCCGTCACGACACACATACAGGGGAAAAACTGTCAGGGGGGGACTCCATTTTGAGGTCGAATTGCACGCTGCCACCGTGCAGAAACAACGCGTTTTGCTACATTAACAACTGCAAAAAGTGGGTTATTCTACGGTTCAAAGCGATGGCTAACCCATCGACCGAGAATGACGTTCCGGAAGGTGCTGAAGTTCGCAAACTGTCGGATCTGCGAGTTATTGATTTGAAGGCCGAGCTGAAGAAACGAAACCTTGACGTCACCGGCAACAAGAGCGCGCTGTCGGAGCGCCTTAAAAAGGTCTAACTTTGATCTTTAATCAATACAAGTGCCATGTTGGCGAGAAGCCTACAAATATGTTTCTACTACATAACGTGATATCATTTCAACCTGCGCGAATGCTCTGAATAACATGACGTGACGAAATGCTAGCCAACAAGCTAATGGTCGCCATCGCGGTAACGAGGCTAAAGCTATTAGTTTGCTTTAGTAGGGCCCTCGAGTTTAGCCTTTGTGatgtgaatgtttttctttcatttttttaaatccacatGCATTCACGCAGGCTATCGAGGAGGAGGGTGGAAACCCGGACGCAATTATTCTTTTTGTGGAGTCGGCGGCGAAGAAAGCTACACCGAGACGTGCTGCAAGAGGTGCTGCATACTGAATGACtttatatgtgtgtgcgtgtggagcAGACGTGAGCATTAAAAGTTACTACAACCTCACCCATAAACGTTTTACGAGATGGAAATGGCCTCCAAACCTAGAAAACAGTTGAACTATGATGTTTAAGTGCCAGCCTGAGAGCAGTTTAACATAAACTTCAATTGACGGCAGGGGGcgataaaatgtcaaaatggctGCACTTTGACGTGGATGAAAATGTGTGGATGAAAATGTGTGGATGAACCTGCTTAGTTCTTGTTCAAAAGCATTATTTATCAAAATACCTATTTCAGAATTCTCTCATATCTATCTGATTCTTAAtctcatttattttttgtcctcAGATGTAATGCAGGGGACTGATGAATACCACGATGACAATTTAGAAGATGAATCCCGTGATGGTcatgtatgtttgttttttcctcttctACTAGTCAATATCAGAAAGTGCTGTTTGACCTTTTGAAATTGTGCAGGTGTATTTATGGAGCCCTTTTCCTCAGTATGAACACGAGAGCTTCCATGACATGGATATCCTTGACATGAATGTGCTGGACGAGGCTGACAATGACAACG includes the following:
- the malt2 gene encoding MALT paracaspase 2 isoform X1 → MECNSLAQLSKDVLDKLAKMLDNSTCGWRQLSQVVSEDPKLRYSERDVTNCSLQVLSATGSPGRSFLALLVDRSCSLLFLLQCLKKIDHQEAVQLLTTTATENIQITVHPNSQQATLGSRVVLTCRACGPPGLVYQWFKGKEEIWEASGRTPELVVCPLGPEHKGSYICRVNYGDTCVFSQWARVRLLRSKPSLSPGCSSRMFSGSSTAVRIISQPQSQMASEGDTLLLKCSAVANPPAQYQWYHNSTPMPQNKIRLLKIPCVTTAHRGQYRCKVFNLFHEMWSDPATVTIGPTSITDPSCVAVDRGLESEEVDGPIVCEEVRSRTTNPPPSSNQFFATDKVALLIGNLNYRHRSQLCAPMADVHELSNLLRQMDFKVVSLLDLNCQEMHSAVTEFLLLLGKGVYGLLYFAGHGYENYGNSFMVPIDAPPSFTSEHCICVQNILTRMQEKETGLNVFLLDMCRKRNPNDEVVVQPGLLKVTANVVFGYATCVDAEAYEVRKEDVSNGIFISFLKRRICQDEKVTVMLDRVAEDMGRFEITRGRQALELRSNLSERRSLTDPIQMLSNCSTANSARNLQWAVAHVLPKSLFIHFDCGVKVQLGFAAEFSNIMVVYTRILDKPKEIASCSAQLIDFPEDVDIDLKRSNQETLVKADSFLLIKEELASSELPELYTRICSLQRLKKELTFTVCLRYIYANLEEEVEERKAVTVGKPLVSKLNLHQPRASSASSSLSLDSCTISEVSSFSEDFAPLASNAWSLFANANPDKCRDNPNYYSN
- the malt2 gene encoding MALT paracaspase 2 isoform X2, translating into MECNSLAQLSKDVLDKLAKMLDNSTCGWRQLSQVVSEDPKLRYSERDVTNCSLQVLSATGSPGRSFLALLVDRSCSLLFLLQCLKKIDHQEAVQLLTTTATENIQITVHPNSQQATLGSRVVLTCRACGPPGLVYQWFKGKEEIWEASGRTPELVVCPLGPEHKGSYICRVNYGDTCVFSQWARVRLLRSKPSLSPGCSSRMFSGSSTAVRIISQPQSQMASEGDTLLLKCSAVANPPAQYQWYHNSTPMPQNKIRLLKIPCVTTAHRGQYRCKVFNLFHEMWSDPATVTIGPTSITDPSCVAVDRGLESEEVDGPIVCEEVRSRTTNPPPSSNQFFATDKVALLIGNLNYRHRSQLCAPMADVHELSNLLRQMDFKVVSLLDLNCQEMHSAVTEFLLLLGKGVYGLLYFAGHGYENYGNSFMVPIDAPPSFTSEHCICVQNILTRMQEKETGLNVFLLDINPNDEVVVQPGLLKVTANVVFGYATCVDAEAYEVRKEDVSNGIFISFLKRRICQDEKVTVMLDRVAEDMGRFEITRGRQALELRSNLSERRSLTDPIQMLSNCSTANSARNLQWAVAHVLPKSLFIHFDCGVKVQLGFAAEFSNIMVVYTRILDKPKEIASCSAQLIDFPEDVDIDLKRSNQETLVKADSFLLIKEELASSELPELYTRICSLQRLKKELTFTVCLRYIYANLEEEVEERKAVTVGKPLVSKLNLHQPRASSASSSLSLDSCTISEVSSFSEDFAPLASNAWSLFANANPDKCRDNPNYYSN
- the malt2 gene encoding MALT paracaspase 2 isoform X3, translated to MECNSLAQLSKDVLDKLAKMLDNSTCGWRQLSQVVSEDPKLRYSERDVTNCSLQVLSATGSPGRSFLALLVDRSCSLLFLLQCLKKIDHQEAVQLLTTTATENIQITVHPNSQQATLGSRVVLTCRACGPPGLVYQWFKGKEEIWEASGRTPELVVCPLGPEHKGSYICRVNYGDTCVFSQWARVRLLRSKPSLSPGSSTAVRIISQPQSQMASEGDTLLLKCSAVANPPAQYQWYHNSTPMPQNKIRLLKIPCVTTAHRGQYRCKVFNLFHEMWSDPATVTIGPTSITDPSCVAVDRGLESEEVDGPIVCEEVRSRTTNPPPSSNQFFATDKVALLIGNLNYRHRSQLCAPMADVHELSNLLRQMDFKVVSLLDLNCQEMHSAVTEFLLLLGKGVYGLLYFAGHGYENYGNSFMVPIDAPPSFTSEHCICVQNILTRMQEKETGLNVFLLDMCRKRNPNDEVVVQPGLLKVTANVVFGYATCVDAEAYEVRKEDVSNGIFISFLKRRICQDEKVTVMLDRVAEDMGRFEITRGRQALELRSNLSERRSLTDPIQMLSNCSTANSARNLQWAVAHVLPKSLFIHFDCGVKVQLGFAAEFSNIMVVYTRILDKPKEIASCSAQLIDFPEDVDIDLKRSNQETLVKADSFLLIKEELASSELPELYTRICSLQRLKKELTFTVCLRYIYANLEEEVEERKAVTVGKPLVSKLNLHQPRASSASSSLSLDSCTISEVSSFSEDFAPLASNAWSLFANANPDKCRDNPNYYSN